Sequence from the Deinococcus reticulitermitis genome:
AAGCCGTGCTGCAAAGCACCCTCTCTGAGGAGGGTGCGCAGGTGCTCGTGTTGTGCGGAAGTGAGTCGCGCAACAGCGCCACCGGCAACGGTGGCCTTCAGGCCACCGTTGCGCCGTAGTCGAGCTTTCCAGGTGTAGACCGTATGCACAGAGACACCGAAATGCTCCGCAATCTCTTCGTTCCGGTGGGTTCCGCGCTCAATCCATTCCAGAGCGGCCATGCGACGCTCCTCAAGCTGAACGCGGGAGTAGTGGGTCGGCTGCCAGCCAGGCATACGGCAAGTCTACCAATTCATACCTATGCCGTGATCAATAGGGCTTGACTGAGAGCAACTGCAGAGCTTCTGGGAGCGAACTTTATGGATTCTGGATGCAAGGAAAGGCTTTAGGCTGGTGGTCAGGGATGCTGAGCAGAATCGTCATTGTGGAAATGGAGGCCATGTGCTGGGCGATCAGCGAACCAAGGTCAGGGAAAGCACACCGCCCAGAGACCTCCAGCCCCCGAGCCATTCAGCTCGTCACCGTGCTGGACGAGCTTTTCCTATATTTCCACAAACCCTAAACGGGGTTCCAAATCAAGCGAGAAGCGGAAGATGGACGTTTTGGAGCCCCCGCTGGAGCGCCCGAGCGTGAGGCCCCCTCAAGCTGTCCCTCAGCTTCCCTTTCGGGTCAGTCTCTACCCTGGGGCAAAGGACGTGACCCATGACCCGATCTGATCCCCGCCTCGACCTTACCCCCGACCAGCGCGCGCGCGTCAGCGTGGCGACCTACTCCACCTACCCCGAAGCGCAGCGGGCGGTCGATCACCTCAGCGACCAGCAGTTCCCGGTCGAGCGCACCGCCATCGTGGGCGAGGGCCTCAAGATGGTCGAGCAGGTCACCGGGCGCCTGAGCTGGGGCCGGGCGGCGAGCCTGGGGCTCGGGCAGGGCGTCTTTATCGGCCTGTTCGTGGGGCTGCTGTTCGGACTCCTCGGTCTCGGCGGCGGCAACCTGGCTTTTGCGCTGGGTTACGGCATCGTGATGGGCGCCGTCACCGGACTCGTGTGGGGCCTCGTCGGCTACGCGCTGAGCGGAGGCCGGCGCGACTTTACCTCCGTCGGGGGCATGAAGGCCGACCACTACCTGCTGCTCGTGGACCCCGAGGTGGCCGAGCAGGCCCGCACCCTGCTGGCCGCGATGCCCCCGCGCTGAGAGGTCCCGAGGGGGAGGCTGTTCCCGGTACAGGGACGGGAAACTGCGGGTAGCATGGCCCCATGACACAACCTGGGTTCGAGCTTCAGGAACTGATCGCCAAGATGGAGCAGCGCCGCGCCTACGCCCTGGCGGGGGGCGGCCCCGAGCGAGCGAAAAAGCAACATGAGGGCGGCAAGCTCACCGCCCGCGAGCGCATCGAGAAACTCCTTGATCCGGGCTCGTTCCTGGAGATGAGCACCCTCGTCCAGCACGCGCGCAACCGCCTGATGGACGGCGTCGAGTCGCCCGGCGAGGGCGTGGTCACCGGCTCGGGCACCATCGACGGGCGGCAGGTGTTCATCTTCTCGCAGGACTTCACGGTGCTCGGGGGTTCGCTGGGCAAGCGCAACGCGATGAAGGTCACCAAGATCATGGACCTCGCCGCCAAGACCGGCTGCCCGGTAATCGGCCTGAACGACTCGGCGGGCGCGCGCATCCAGGAGGGCGTGGACTCGCTCTCCGGCTACGGCGAGATCTTCTACCGCAACTCGGTCTATTCGGGCGCGGTGCCGCAAATCAGCGCGATTCTCGGCC
This genomic interval carries:
- a CDS encoding helix-turn-helix domain-containing protein; this translates as MPGWQPTHYSRVQLEERRMAALEWIERGTHRNEEIAEHFGVSVHTVYTWKARLRRNGGLKATVAGGAVARLTSAQHEHLRTLLREGALQHG
- a CDS encoding general stress protein; the protein is MTRSDPRLDLTPDQRARVSVATYSTYPEAQRAVDHLSDQQFPVERTAIVGEGLKMVEQVTGRLSWGRAASLGLGQGVFIGLFVGLLFGLLGLGGGNLAFALGYGIVMGAVTGLVWGLVGYALSGGRRDFTSVGGMKADHYLLLVDPEVAEQARTLLAAMPPR